A region of the Desertifilum tharense IPPAS B-1220 genome:
CAAGCGCATTTCTGGGTTATACCAAATGTCCCAACCCGCCCGTTGAATGTATAACAACGCCTCAAGGTCTTCGCTGGCCAGTCCGGCTTCTCGTCCCTTATGATTGAGGAATAGCCGCTTGGGAACAGCGCTTAACCACACTTGTTTCTGTACCACCAACCCCGCACTGGGGGGTAAAATCTTGCTTTGAAGCGTGTAGCAGTAGGCGCGATCGCCCCGTTCGACAATTGCCAGCAAACACGCTATCTTTTGAAAATTAGTGGGTGGATCGCTCTCAAAAGACCCGTGAATTTGCCCCCCGTATGCGCCCACTTCTGGATGCGCCTGATGGAAGCCAATAGCCGCCACCACCCAGTCGCTAGCCGGCCAGTTATCATCATCTAAAAAGCCAATCAGTTCGCCTTGGGCTTCTTCTACAGCCTTTTGTCGGGCAAAAGCCGCCCCTTGTTCGGGTTCAAAACAGTAGCGCAATTGGCTGTGCTGCGGCCAAATCGCTTGATATTCTCGAACAATCTCCGCCGTGCGATCGCTACTGTTATTATCAACAACCAGAATCTCGCCAAAATGACTCGGAAGGTTAAGTTCTAACAGTGCAGGATGGGTAAAGCAATCTAGCAAGCACTGAAGCACTCTATGCAAGCGTGTTTCCCCGTTATACGT
Encoded here:
- the hpsE gene encoding hormogonium polysaccharide biosynthesis glycosyltransferase HpsE, coding for MFTDDDMVFFTVAIPTYNGETRLHRVLQCLLDCFTHPALLELNLPSHFGEILVVDNNSSDRTAEIVREYQAIWPQHSQLRYCFEPEQGAAFARQKAVEEAQGELIGFLDDDNWPASDWVVAAIGFHQAHPEVGAYGGQIHGSFESDPPTNFQKIACLLAIVERGDRAYCYTLQSKILPPSAGLVVQKQVWLSAVPKRLFLNHKGREAGLASEDLEALLYIQRAGWDIWYNPEMRLYHHIPSWRLEVDYLVSLVRCIGLSRYHIRMLRLKSWQKPIASLVYFVADLLKLVKHYFQSCSRDSQDTIARCERELLLSTLLSPFFLWKIRYLGTRV